The genome window TTATTAGAAAAGGAGAGTTCGCTAGGCGCATACTTTGGCCGAGTTCTCTCTATCCGAAATGGAGGCAAGACACGCACTGGCAATAACTAAATGCCACTATCCTTGAAACCAGCTGGTCTCACCAATTGTGTGGCCAACAATCAGTGGCCATTTCGAGTCCTATGGCATCAAGGTCTCTTCCTGTGACCGGGGAACATTTGATCCTTCTTTCAATTTCTAAGGACATACTACGCGCAATGACCGTCCAACATCCTTCACCAAAGAAGCAACAACGTCATGATATTTTACATTATCATGAGCTTAGTCTGCCTACAGCATGCCAGGCTGCTGTCAATCAATAAACACATTTGAAAAACCTGCTCACATCCGCTGTGTTAAGTAGCGTCAACTTTCTAACGTCTGCATTGTGCCTTTATGACTGAACTGCTCTGAACATTATGAGAATATCCTCCTGCAAGCCACCTTTATATCAAGTGAGGGAAACCACCAGAAATGCATTTGCCTTTTGAGTAAAAGGAGGTGGTAATTGCATTGGCAACCTTGTACCGGTATCCCGTGCAGTTCATCCGTGTGAGATGGCGTTATTAGTGGCTGTTGCTCTGGTGGCTCTGACATCCTCGGCACAGAGGCTCTACCTCTTTTAGCTTGCCACAGGCCTACCAATGAAAGATGCAAAAATGTTGATAGCGTGCTACACATATATGTTGTCTTCTGAGGAGGCAATGAACATGGCTGTTCCCGCGACCATCCAACATTCCAAGCAGTGGAGCAGATTCCACTTGGCATTGACAAGAAATCCTATAGATTACCTCCCGATTTGCCCTGATCTTTGTAATGTTCGCTGTGTATCGTTCTGGCACCACTACTCCTAAGACTCGAATCATCGCAGTGGCGtttcctgctgtctttgcagAAGAATCATTCAAATATACGAGATGAGTAGCGCGGACACCATGCAAACCAGTGGTTGTGTTCGGTTAGTACAAAGAATGACAGagtttataggcctactgggtTTACTCTCTCAATATTTCAGTTCCGTACTTTGTGTTTGGTGGCGTTCTGATATTGCTCTATTCGGTTATCTCATCGGCGTTTCCCGGTGTCCACCAGAAGAATCAGCCAAAACACGAGTCCAACAGCCGCCACGAGGCCTGCACACATGATGATCATCCCATTGTCCCAAGGGTAAGAAACGTCGGCACTTCGTCATTGCATAAAGTGAAGATCAGTCGCTCCACCTTCGATGCGCGGGTCCGACTTGGTGTAGGCAACCCAGTAAGCCACATTCAAGGCACCGAATGCCAGCGGGAAGAGAACCCGAGAAACCCGGTCTATCAAGCTCACACTGTTCACGACACCTTGCCGTCGCCGCGATTTGATTATCAAATTCCGATATTTCTGATTGCCTTGAAGGCAGTGAAATAAGTCGTACCACACTGAGCGTTTTTGTCTGAAATGTATTTGTTCAGTTTCAGCGTTTGTATTGTTTTTGAACTTCTTTTGTTCCGAGTAGTTGTTGGAAGTGTGATTGTGACCGTGGTAGTAGTGCATGGAGTTCTGAAAGAGGAGAACAAGGACCAGTAGAGAGGAGCTTTACATCTGCGGCAATGCACTACGTAAACTGTAGGACTGGGACCCGAAGTCCTTTGTATGGGCGTTCCAGTCAATACTCTCATTGTTTGCGTAACTCATTTACCTTTGCAAATGCACGGGTAATTAATGCCTCGACGAGTCCATTTTAAACAATCTGTTGGCCGCATTGTGTGCGTACACGTAACGTAATACATGATTCAATGTTAGATCTTGGCTGGAGGGCAGGGTGAACACACGTTTGTGTGGTCGCTCCTATGTATAAGTGGTTGACCTACAGTTTACGGATATGAACTGCCGAATAGTGTGTGGTATTTTGGTCAAATCGTCCATGCATGGTATTGCGTGGCTGAGATGGCTGTGAAATATCTTTTAAGCATGTTGGATCAATTGCGTGGTTGAATCTTGAATACTTGGACGTGTTGGATTATCCTCATAAATCTTAGTGAAATATTGAACATGTCGGATTGTTAGTGATATACTGGGCATTAGTAGACAAATCGTTGCGGTGTTTTGATATTTACCGGCACATATCAATACTCACCTGATTACAGAGAACCTCggcctcctcttcttcctcgcTGTCCTCCGAGTCTGACACACAATGGGGCATCTCACCATAGCCAACCTTTTGGAAGGAAAAACAATTTGTAAGATCAGATAGTCTTGATCTGCGGCTGACGACAATAACATTACGCACTTCGCCTTTGCCTTTGCCCAACAAGGTTCGCGTGTACAAGCAGTAACCATCCGCCAAAACCAAGGCAGTACATGTAGCTAGTCACCTCAAACAAGGCAATGCAGGCATATTCAACCTTATCGTATTTTTGACTTCATGAAGCTGTAACACCCAATGAAATGTCAATGTAAGAACACCTTTCGGATAGACAATACTTAGTACGTGAATGTGATGAGAAAATGATATAAATTGAACATATCTGGACTAAAATCAAACTCCTTCACCGTGACGATATTCTGATAACAGAGTTGTGCGCCAATGATGATTTTACTTGGTCCAGAAAGTTATGAAAATAACATGTAAACCAAACTTGGCAAAAGTGAGGACCCTAGCAAACACGGATGCTATACTAAAGCTAAAGTTGATGACCACGAACCAATCGAGGACTGTGGCGTTAGATTTTGCCTGCTGTCGACTTGTAGGGTGGTTAGGGTCAGCACAGTGCTGAGCCTTGCCAGGAACAGTATTGGTTTGGTGCAAAACACGTCTACTTACCTTAGTAAAGTAGTGGACACCGGCAAACTCAAACATGGATGCAATAATGAAGACGAAACACATGACCACGAACCAATCAAGCGCTGTGGCGTAAGCTACTTTGGGTAGATTTTGTCTGCTGTCCATCTGAAGCGTGGTCAGGGTGAGCACAGTGGTGATCCCTGCGAGGAAAAAACAGCAACGTTCTCTACTCGTTATACCGTGAACAACAACATGGTCACTAAGATATTGATTTCCTTGTTAATCAACTTCCAATCCACTTAGCATCGAATTCAAAACGCATATTACCTTTGGTATCAAACACCAATTCATGTATCTTTCTCCAGCAGCACGATTCGAGAGATAATTCACTCACCATTAACACTTTCATTGAGAAAAAGAATGAATACTAGTATTTGCGCTTGAACACACTGGTCCTGTCATATACGAACACTTTCGGATAGAGGGCCAAAGCCCTACATGGTCCGGTGGTCATTGTTTGTGCAACTCATATACGTGTACTATGATTGCAATATGCCAGGACAAAGGCCTCGACGAGTCAGCCCATTTCAAATATCTGGTCGGCCGCATTGTTTCAGAAGGACACTTGTGTTGAATTTGATCAAGTTAGATAGCGTCGTTATACAGGATTTGTTGAGTTGTTCTCTTTCTTGAATTTGTTGATATAATTACCCAGTCCGATCCTGTCAGCGGTCGCCTCCCTGTTCAGCCAGAAAGACACCCATGACAGCACCACGATGAGGATACAAGGCACGTACACTTGGATGAGGAAGTAGCCCATGTGTCTGGTCAGCTTGAACTGCACTCGCATTATCGAGTATTCACCTAGAAATAGAGATAGTTAGGTGGTTAAAGAGTGTGCCTGTCATCTATGTCTGGTCAAGTTGAACTGCACTCGCATTATCGAGTATTCACCTAGAAATAGAGATAGTTAGGTGGTTAAAGAGTGTGCCTGTCATCTATGTCTGGTCAGCTTGAACTGCACTCGCATTATCGAGTATTCACCTAGAAATAGAGATAGTTAGGTGGTTAAAGAGTGTGCCTGTCATCTATGTCTGGTCAGCTTGAACTGCACTCGCATTATCGAGTATTCACCTAGAAATAGAGATGCGTGTAGTTAAAGAGTGTGCCTGTCATCTATGTCTGGTCAGCTTGAACTGCACTCGCATTATCGAGTATTCACCTAGAAATAGAGATAGTTAGGTGGTTAAAGAGTGTGCCTATCATCTATGTCTGGTCAAGTTGAACTGCACTCGCATTATCGAGTAGTCACCTAGAAATAGAGATAGTTAGGTGGTTAAAGAGTGTGCCTGTCATCTATGTCTGGTCAGCTTGAACTGCACTCGCATTATCGAGTAGTCACCTA of Lineus longissimus chromosome 9, tnLinLong1.2, whole genome shotgun sequence contains these proteins:
- the LOC135493190 gene encoding gamma-aminobutyric acid receptor subunit alpha-5-like gives rise to the protein MFPGVRIWINVISGIYALLLIMDIRLVTCAYRNISRTKPDKDSVIQNISKILDTLLDGYDQMLRPGFGGAPTVIKTDINIRSMGPIDEVDVAYSMDCYFRQYWTDKRLRFKGPKRSLPVHISILKRIWKPDTFFQNGRGSYLHMITTPNKLLRINEDGQILYSMRLTIKASCPMYLEYFPIDNQVCPLIFGSYAYNRNDVVYEWRHSNRSSVEISRDMRLSQFDLTDYPQQNFTIVTEKGEYSIMRVQFKLTRHMGYFLIQVYVPCILIVVLSWVSFWLNREATADRIGLGITTVLTLTTLQMDSRQNLPKVAYATALDWFVVMCFVFIIASMFEFAGVHYFTKVGYGEMPHCVSDSEDSEEEEEAEVLCNQNSMHYYHGHNHTSNNYSEQKKFKNNTNAETEQIHFRQKRSVWYDLFHCLQGNQKYRNLIIKSRRRQGVVNSVSLIDRVSRVLFPLAFGALNVAYWVAYTKSDPRIEGGATDLHFMQ